Proteins co-encoded in one Halococcoides cellulosivorans genomic window:
- a CDS encoding Lrp/AsnC family transcriptional regulator codes for MAEISLDRIDEHILYRLQEDARRTSSNDIADELGLSASTVRTRLNKLEESGIVRGYHVDIDYDLAGYPLYTKIICTAPIPQRSALADAARDVEGVTAVREIMTGERNVYVNAIGTDHDDLNRISEALDDRGLDIADEQLIRDECVCPYSGFRDHGDD; via the coding sequence ATGGCAGAGATCAGTCTCGACCGGATCGACGAACACATTCTCTACCGGCTCCAGGAAGACGCCCGTCGGACCTCCTCGAACGACATCGCTGACGAACTCGGCCTGTCAGCGAGCACCGTCCGGACGCGACTCAACAAACTCGAAGAGAGCGGCATCGTGCGGGGGTATCACGTCGACATCGACTACGACCTGGCGGGCTACCCGCTGTACACGAAGATCATCTGTACGGCCCCGATCCCCCAGCGATCGGCGCTCGCGGACGCCGCCCGCGACGTCGAGGGCGTGACCGCGGTCAGAGAGATCATGACCGGCGAGCGTAACGTCTACGTGAACGCGATCGGCACCGACCACGACGACCTCAACCGGATCAGCGAGGCGCTCGACGACCGCGGCCTCGACATCGCAGACGAACAGCTCATTCGCGACGAGTGCGTCTGTCCGT
- a CDS encoding NUDIX hydrolase, with product MDLGRVGDREATTVDDTARAASVLVPVLVDREALIVIRRADHLDDHAGEVSFPGGKREPEDADREATALREAHEEIGLDPHTASVYGRLDDIRTVTDYSVRPFVARVPDREYVPCDHEEVASVERVSIDAVTDRTNYESETREHPEYGEIEVHYFHVGSVTVWGATARILIDFLETVTDWRVPRS from the coding sequence ATGGACCTGGGGCGGGTCGGTGACCGTGAGGCCACGACCGTCGACGACACAGCGCGAGCGGCGAGTGTGCTCGTGCCGGTGCTCGTCGATCGCGAGGCGCTGATCGTCATCCGACGGGCCGATCACCTCGACGACCACGCCGGGGAAGTGTCCTTTCCGGGCGGGAAACGAGAGCCCGAGGACGCAGATCGTGAGGCCACGGCACTGCGAGAGGCCCACGAGGAGATCGGCCTCGATCCGCACACAGCGTCCGTCTACGGCAGACTCGACGACATCCGGACGGTCACCGACTACTCGGTCCGGCCCTTCGTCGCGCGCGTACCCGATCGCGAGTACGTCCCCTGCGACCACGAGGAAGTCGCGAGCGTCGAGCGCGTCTCGATCGACGCGGTGACCGACCGCACGAACTACGAGTCCGAGACCCGCGAGCACCCCGAGTACGGCGAGATCGAGGTTCACTACTTCCACGTCGGCAGCGTGACCGTCTGGGGGGCGACCGCGCGCATTTTGATCGACTTTCTCGAAACGGTCACCGACTGGCGCGTTCCTCGATCCTGA
- a CDS encoding geranylgeranyl reductase family protein: MHDVIVVGAGPAGSRYARQAAASGQSVLVLERGPVGEPLACSGHVSRDIWERTPEGTREAIVQNQISGARFHVGGPDSPAHAFYRDETISEVIDRVALDRHLASAAEDAGADLRVEHTVVDATEDATGVTVTARTPEGRAEFRAKILVGADGPRSRVRQSIGLPEPDELLHGVLGFDTSADNGDRVDVHLDVPGFFAWRIPRGEAGVEYGLAARPEADPVERFEAMTDAYGVETARRCSGLIPIGPPDRVTADRTLLLGDAAAQTKPFTGGGINYGMTAADHAARTVDPSDPATLADYERAWREDLGREIAMGAWIRRAYDLPNAVQRVGLRLTSGRVGVHMDRPSTIFSFDQLRAFVR; the protein is encoded by the coding sequence ATGCACGACGTGATCGTCGTGGGGGCCGGACCGGCGGGCAGTCGGTACGCCCGGCAGGCGGCCGCGTCGGGCCAGAGCGTGCTCGTCCTCGAACGCGGCCCCGTGGGCGAACCGCTGGCGTGTTCGGGCCACGTCAGCCGCGACATCTGGGAGCGCACGCCCGAGGGGACGCGCGAGGCGATCGTCCAGAACCAGATCTCCGGCGCTCGCTTTCACGTCGGCGGGCCCGACAGCCCCGCCCACGCGTTCTATCGCGACGAGACCATCTCGGAGGTGATCGATCGGGTCGCGCTGGATCGCCATCTCGCGAGTGCGGCCGAGGACGCCGGCGCGGACCTCCGGGTCGAGCACACCGTCGTCGACGCCACCGAAGACGCGACTGGCGTGACGGTCACGGCCCGCACGCCCGAGGGTCGCGCGGAGTTCCGGGCGAAGATCCTCGTCGGGGCCGACGGGCCACGCTCGCGCGTCCGACAGTCGATCGGCCTTCCGGAGCCAGACGAACTGCTCCACGGCGTGTTGGGCTTCGATACGTCGGCCGACAACGGCGACCGCGTCGACGTCCACCTCGACGTGCCGGGCTTTTTCGCCTGGCGCATCCCCCGAGGGGAGGCGGGCGTCGAGTACGGCCTGGCCGCTCGCCCCGAGGCCGACCCCGTCGAGCGCTTCGAGGCCATGACCGACGCGTATGGCGTCGAGACCGCCCGTCGGTGCTCGGGACTGATCCCGATCGGTCCGCCCGATCGGGTCACGGCGGATCGAACGCTGTTGCTCGGTGACGCCGCCGCCCAGACCAAGCCGTTCACCGGCGGCGGGATCAACTACGGCATGACCGCCGCCGATCACGCCGCTCGCACCGTCGATCCGAGTGATCCCGCGACGCTCGCGGACTACGAGCGTGCGTGGCGCGAGGACCTCGGCCGGGAGATCGCGATGGGCGCGTGGATCCGTCGGGCGTACGATCTCCCCAACGCGGTCCAACGTGTGGGCTTGCGACTCACCAGCGGGCGGGTTGGCGTCCACATGGATCGCCCCTCGACGATCTTCTCGTTCGATCAACTCCGGGCGTTCGTCAGGTAG
- a CDS encoding PIN domain-containing protein has translation MTGQPDTVVFDAEPLVAYFCDEPGSDTVERYVTAVEGAVDGYISAVTLAEVHYVVRAIDGADRADAVVDVLEESGIRRVDTADVWRHAAEFKFHHAPSLGDAFALGTAAQIDGTLLVGADDDFDDIESVPVVRCREESA, from the coding sequence ATGACCGGCCAGCCCGATACGGTCGTGTTCGACGCCGAACCGCTTGTGGCGTACTTCTGTGACGAGCCGGGAAGCGACACCGTCGAGCGGTACGTCACGGCGGTCGAGGGGGCCGTCGACGGCTACATCTCCGCGGTCACCCTCGCGGAGGTCCACTACGTCGTTCGGGCGATCGACGGAGCGGACCGAGCGGACGCCGTCGTCGACGTCCTCGAAGAGAGTGGCATTCGGCGCGTCGACACCGCCGACGTCTGGCGACACGCTGCCGAGTTCAAGTTTCATCACGCCCCCTCGCTCGGTGACGCGTTCGCGCTCGGGACCGCCGCTCAGATCGACGGGACGCTCCTCGTGGGTGCAGACGACGACTTCGACGATATCGAATCGGTGCCCGTCGTCCGGTGTCGAGAGGAGTCCGCCTGA
- a CDS encoding glycosyltransferase family protein has product MEYVQRAIATCHDFGGADPPTDLSRVAVVVPVTERAARTPTASDVLASVAARNPARIVVPVQADADAIGPIADWLAEVDAPTDCLWCSAPALADRLAAAGIDTPPGKGRDVWLALGVAASAADRVAVHDADVQTYAPETLARLCFPLDHDYRFVKGYAARVESDGLYGRLFRLFVSPLLDALSDRHDAGIVRYLQAFRYTLSGSIATTAQIARSMRPPPGWGLEIATLGTAFERAGFEATAQVDLGRHVHDHRPVAGADGLERMAREVWTTLVDVCATHGVGVDPGALRTAYRTAADRLVDRYALDARFNGLPADPQGERDQIERYADAIDQVDQIDRLPAWDAIDLDPGTVRATATRAVRAELHR; this is encoded by the coding sequence ATGGAGTACGTCCAACGGGCGATCGCGACCTGCCACGACTTCGGCGGGGCCGACCCGCCGACCGACCTGTCGCGGGTCGCCGTGGTCGTGCCGGTGACCGAGCGCGCGGCCCGCACACCGACCGCGTCGGACGTGCTCGCGTCCGTCGCGGCCCGGAATCCCGCTCGCATCGTCGTCCCCGTCCAGGCCGATGCCGACGCGATCGGGCCGATCGCAGACTGGCTCGCAGAGGTCGACGCGCCGACCGACTGTCTGTGGTGTTCGGCCCCCGCGCTGGCCGATCGACTCGCCGCCGCGGGCATCGACACGCCCCCTGGCAAGGGCCGCGATGTCTGGCTCGCGTTGGGCGTCGCCGCGAGCGCCGCCGACCGGGTCGCCGTCCACGACGCCGACGTCCAGACCTATGCCCCCGAAACACTCGCGCGACTCTGCTTTCCGCTCGATCACGACTACAGGTTCGTCAAAGGCTACGCCGCCCGCGTCGAGAGCGACGGGCTCTACGGCCGCCTGTTCAGGCTGTTCGTGAGCCCACTGCTCGACGCGCTGTCGGATCGTCACGACGCCGGGATCGTCCGCTATCTGCAGGCCTTCCGCTACACGCTCTCGGGGTCGATCGCGACGACCGCACAGATCGCCCGATCGATGCGTCCGCCGCCGGGGTGGGGCCTCGAAATCGCCACGCTCGGGACGGCGTTCGAACGGGCCGGGTTCGAGGCGACCGCACAGGTCGATCTCGGTCGGCACGTCCACGATCACCGCCCCGTCGCCGGTGCGGACGGCCTCGAACGGATGGCCCGGGAGGTCTGGACGACGCTCGTCGACGTGTGCGCGACCCACGGCGTCGGCGTCGATCCCGGAGCGCTCCGCACGGCCTACCGAACCGCCGCGGATCGACTGGTCGATCGGTACGCCCTCGACGCCCGCTTCAACGGCCTCCCCGCCGATCCACAGGGTGAGCGCGACCAAATCGAGCGGTACGCCGACGCGATCGATCAGGTGGACCAGATCGACCGCCTTCCCGCGTGGGACGCGATCGATCTCGATCCGGGCACGGTCCGGGCCACGGCGACCCGCGCCGTCCGGGCGGAACTCCACCGTTGA
- a CDS encoding amino acid permease, with translation MKELERDLGLFSVLAISIGAMVGSGIFILPALALEMAGPAVVLAYGLAALVVLPAALSKAEMATAMPEAGGTYLYIERGMGPLLGTIAGIGTWFALSFKGALALVGGVPYLLWYFEVPVKPVALALAVVLILVNLLGAKQTGRLQVVIVAVMLAAMAWFVGGSTGSIERAAFDGFLGSGVGGILEATGFVFVSYAGVTKIASVAEEIEDPDRVIPRGMIWSLGFTTVLYVMVVAVIVGVDPSGIVGSNTPVAEVARATMSPIGVFAVIVAAMLALISTANAGLLSSSRYPFAMSRDDLAPPTFATVSDRFGTPVTAIALTGLVMLALIAFVDVTEIAKLASAFQILVFVLINVALVAFRESEITYEPSYTSPLYPWLQAFGVLGGLVLLTQMGLIPFVGAIAIVVVSVVWYFAYAQAVDREGALTDAIRRGIDRRAVERTRSVCHDAETSDVLVALTEETSAAAEERLLDVALPIARARDGVVTVVQFDRVPDQTPLNYAEATLTEADQVFEDRTAALAEAAVVPVEYGEVVSHDVDRAVSNVAGHYGYDLVVVDEGGPHTTPGIFDRIRSQRSFDVLEVGAASLDGLDRIALVDDGGPFDPVKVRIANSLAQARDATVEFVHGIDPRATDEQRASAIEYHGELADLCTVQTVSAIVDSEDLTVELERASTDADLVIVASRPGLVRDRHDRGAGDNLLVIHPGDRPGLLGRVLERIVF, from the coding sequence ATGAAAGAACTCGAACGCGACCTGGGGCTGTTCTCGGTGCTGGCGATCAGCATCGGCGCGATGGTCGGGAGTGGCATCTTCATCCTCCCGGCGCTCGCCCTGGAGATGGCCGGGCCCGCGGTCGTGCTGGCGTACGGGCTGGCCGCGCTGGTCGTCCTTCCGGCGGCGCTCAGCAAAGCCGAGATGGCGACCGCGATGCCCGAGGCCGGCGGCACCTATCTGTACATCGAGCGGGGGATGGGCCCGCTGCTCGGCACCATCGCGGGGATCGGGACCTGGTTCGCACTCTCGTTTAAGGGCGCGCTCGCGCTCGTCGGCGGGGTGCCCTACCTCCTCTGGTATTTCGAGGTGCCCGTCAAGCCGGTCGCGCTCGCGCTCGCGGTCGTCCTCATCCTCGTCAACCTCCTGGGGGCCAAACAGACCGGTCGGCTCCAGGTCGTCATCGTCGCGGTGATGCTCGCGGCGATGGCATGGTTCGTCGGCGGGTCGACGGGCTCGATCGAACGGGCGGCGTTCGACGGCTTTCTCGGCTCCGGCGTGGGGGGCATCCTCGAAGCGACCGGGTTCGTGTTCGTCTCGTATGCGGGCGTGACGAAGATCGCGAGCGTCGCTGAAGAGATCGAAGACCCCGACCGGGTGATCCCGCGGGGGATGATCTGGTCGCTCGGGTTCACGACCGTGTTGTACGTCATGGTCGTCGCGGTGATCGTCGGCGTCGACCCCTCGGGGATCGTCGGGTCGAACACCCCCGTCGCTGAGGTGGCTCGGGCGACGATGTCACCGATCGGCGTGTTCGCGGTGATCGTCGCGGCGATGCTCGCGCTGATCAGCACCGCGAACGCGGGGTTGCTCTCCTCGTCGCGCTACCCGTTCGCGATGAGCCGCGACGATCTGGCGCCGCCGACGTTCGCGACCGTCAGCGACCGGTTCGGGACGCCCGTCACCGCGATCGCGCTGACGGGGTTGGTGATGCTCGCGCTGATCGCCTTCGTCGACGTGACCGAGATCGCCAAACTCGCGAGCGCGTTCCAGATCCTCGTCTTTGTGTTGATCAACGTCGCGCTCGTCGCCTTTCGCGAGAGCGAGATCACCTACGAGCCCAGCTACACGTCGCCGCTGTACCCCTGGCTCCAGGCGTTCGGCGTCCTCGGTGGCCTCGTCCTCCTCACGCAGATGGGGCTGATCCCGTTCGTGGGCGCGATCGCCATCGTCGTCGTCAGCGTCGTGTGGTACTTCGCGTACGCCCAGGCCGTCGATCGCGAGGGTGCGCTCACCGACGCGATCCGGCGCGGGATCGATCGGCGGGCCGTCGAACGGACGCGGTCGGTCTGTCACGACGCCGAAACGAGTGACGTCCTCGTCGCGCTCACCGAGGAGACTTCGGCCGCGGCCGAGGAACGCTTGCTCGACGTCGCGCTCCCGATCGCGCGCGCACGAGACGGGGTGGTGACGGTCGTCCAGTTCGATCGGGTGCCCGATCAGACGCCGCTGAATTACGCCGAAGCGACGCTGACCGAGGCCGATCAGGTGTTCGAGGATCGCACTGCCGCACTCGCTGAGGCGGCGGTCGTCCCCGTGGAGTACGGCGAAGTCGTCAGCCACGACGTCGACCGCGCGGTCTCGAACGTCGCCGGTCACTACGGCTACGATCTGGTCGTCGTCGACGAGGGCGGCCCACACACCACGCCGGGAATCTTCGATCGGATCCGCTCGCAACGCTCGTTCGACGTCCTGGAGGTCGGTGCGGCGAGTCTCGACGGTCTCGATCGCATCGCGCTGGTCGACGACGGCGGGCCGTTCGACCCGGTGAAGGTACGCATCGCGAACTCGCTGGCGCAGGCTCGCGATGCGACCGTCGAGTTCGTTCACGGCATCGATCCGCGTGCGACCGACGAGCAACGCGCCTCTGCGATCGAATACCACGGTGAACTCGCGGACCTCTGTACCGTGCAGACCGTCTCTGCGATCGTCGACAGCGAGGACCTCACGGTCGAACTCGAACGCGCGAGTACGGACGCCGACCTGGTGATCGTCGCCAGTCGCCCCGGGCTGGTGCGTGACCGACACGACCGGGGGGCTGGCGACAACCTGCTCGTCATCCACCCGGGTGACCGCCCCGGACTCCTCGGACGGGTCCTCGAACGGATCGTCTTCTGA
- a CDS encoding DUF7260 family protein, with protein sequence MTARIRRSRPTRRRYPLGFGALQSRHRTLSRHRTQCTHLVSRRQEFLDATTLGPRPA encoded by the coding sequence GTGACCGCCCGAATACGCCGGTCTCGGCCGACGAGACGCCGCTATCCACTCGGATTCGGCGCACTCCAGAGCCGTCACAGGACGCTCTCACGGCATCGCACGCAGTGTACCCATCTCGTGAGTCGCCGCCAGGAGTTCCTGGACGCGACCACCCTGGGGCCACGGCCGGCGTGA